GAGGACCGCGCGTTTCGAGACGAGCGAGTAGTAGTCCTGCAGTTTCGCGCCGTAATCGACGCGGGTGAGCATCTGCTCGACGATTTCGTGGAGGTCGTCCTTCGAGACGGGTTTCACGAGGTAGTCGTCGAAGCCCATTTCGAGGATGTCGAAGTCCGGCTTGACCGCCGTCACCATGACGACGCGGCAGTTGAGTTCGCGCTCGCGGATTTCTTCGAGGACCTCGTCGCCGGACTGGCCCGGCATCCGGCGGTCCAGAAGCACTACGTCTACGGACTCGTCGAGAACGTTCAGGGCCTCGTCGCCTTCGTAGGCACTCCGCACGCGATAGTCGTCTTTCAACCACATCGCGTAAAGGTCAGCAACGTCTTGCTCGTCGTCAACGACGAGAACTGTCGATTGGTCGGGGGACATGGTCAGTCAGGCGCGCCTCGGATAACCTCTGGTTACTGACTGAATCATGCGACAAGATAAACTTATATCTTGTGGTTGCTGTCCGAGAACTATTATGCCCACTGATGAATTAAATGTTACATAAAGTGCCGAGGTGGGTCGTCGTCACGAGGAGCGAGACGGGACCGGAATCGAGTCAGAGGGCGTCGAAATACATTGAGAAGCGTCATCAGTTCACATTCCCTACACTTTTATTCACCGATATTTTCGGAACAACTAACTTGGTGTAGTTCGTAGCCGGAACTGGCTATGTCGAAGACCAGTGATCGCTTTTGCCACGGGCAGTGACCCGGAAACGACTCCGGAGCAACGATTCGAGCGACTCGTAGACCTCCCGCCGAGCGCCAAACTCGTCTACAAGGTGTTAGAGTCCGAGGACGCGCCCCTGACCCAAGGGCAGATACGTGACCAAGCGCTCCTCCCGGCGCGGACGACCCGCGACGCGCTGACCAAACTCGAAGACGAGGACCTCGTCGAGGAGCAGATGTACGTCCCCGACGCTCGCAAGCGACTGTACGAACCCCGCTCCATCGCGGACCCGGAGGAGATGGAACGGACCGCGTAGGGGGTAACATTCCCGATGGCACTTAAAGAAGTGCCATACCATGCAGTATAGCTATACGACTATCGGGCGGCTATTTGAACGCCTGCAGGGGTTCACCCGGTCAGACCGACGGTCTGGCAATTTGGGAGACCACTCGGCGTCGCAGGCAAGGGAGTCGTAGACAAATTACTGTGCCTCTGACAACCGGGGCGGTCCTGCCGCCCTGATTTCCGACTCGTGAGCGACTGCTGACCGATTCGGGGTCCGAGCGACGGGCATTCGTCAAAAAGAGACGAATTGGCGCGTCTATCTACTGGAACGCCTGCACCATGCCCCGATACGTCCGGTCCACGTTCCACGACGAGATGAACGTCGCCATGGCGTCCGAGAGGTTGGTCAGCGTCTCGGGGTCCACCGCGAGGCCGTGGGCCGTCGATGGCGGTTGAGCCTCGGAGTTCTTGAAGTCCTCCATCTGGCTCTGGAGGAAGGGACCGAAGGCGTCGGTGGGCACGTCGGTCCGGGGCGGAATCGACCCCTTCTTCGGGTTGAACCGCTTCTGGGCGTCCACGCTTCCGACGTAGCGCAGGAAGCGCGTCGTGGCCTCCGGCGACGGGTTATTGGTCGGGAAGGGGAACGAGTCCATGTTGAGCATGTAGTAGTTCTCCGTGCCGGGGAAGGTAACTTGGTTCCACGCATCGGGGAACTCGAAGCCGTCCTGCCCGCGGTACATGCCCGCGGCCCAGTCGCCTTGGTGGAAGAACCCGGCCTGCCCGTTGATGACTTTGGTGTTGGCCTCCGTCCAGCTAATCGACCCCGCGTCGTCGTTGAAGAACTCCCGGTAGTCCTTCACGATTTGGAGCGAGTTCTTGATGGCCTGCTGGTTCTGCTCGACTTTCCCCTCGGTGAAGGCGGTGTAGGTGTCCATCCCGTGTTCGCCGAGCAGAACCGTCGCCCAGAGTTGCATGGTGGACCATCCCGATTTGGTCTGGTTGGCCATCCCGACGGCGTCGGTGTTCTGCTGAACCTGCTCCATCGCGCCCACGAGGTCACTCGGTTTCGAGAGCGACGAGGGGTCCACGCCGGCCTCCTCGATGACGCTCACGTTGTAGAACAGGTTGTTGATGCGGTGGATGTTCAGCGGCACCGTCACGTAGCTACCCGAGGGCCGGGCCGCGTCCTTCGGTCCCTTGAGGTAAGCGTTCGTCATATCGTTGTGCGACCAGACCGACTCTTGGATGTCCTCCAACTTGTTGGCCCGCGTGTACGGAAGCAGATTCGCGCCGGGCCACGCCTGCCACGAACTCGGCGGGTTGTCGTTCAGCACGCGCTTCTTGATGACGGTCTGGAGGTTCTGACCCGCACCGCCCGACACCGGATTCTGGTTGACCTCGATGTCGGGATACTCCTGTTTGAACCCATCGAACAGGGCTTGAATCGCCTGCGCGCCGTCACCCCCGGTCCACCAGTGCTGTACTTCCAGCGTCTCGAAGTCCTGTTCGAGTAGACCGGTCAGTCCACCCAATCCGGCCACGCTCGCTGTGCCGGTCGCTTTCAGGTACGAGCGTCTCGAAAACGTGTCGTCGTTGACTCCCATTCGTACTCCCCCGAACGGGCACACCACGCACTCGCACTAATGATTTCCGACCATTTCGGCCGCGTAGACGCCGGAAGAAGGGATTACGTCGCCGAAAGCCCCTCGACGTTCTGCTGAAGTCGAATCGTCGCCGTGATGAGGAATCCGGCCACGAGGACGACGAAGACGTTCTCGACGGCCTGCACCACGACCGGATTCAGGCCCGCGACGACGCCCAAGTCCGCGACGCCGAGGACGCCCAGCGAGACCAGCACCGGGAGGAGGTGCCGACGAAGCGTGTCGAGGGCGGTCCCGCGGGCCATCGCCTCCAACTTCTCGGCGAACACCGCGCCGTAGGCCGCGAACGCGATGCTCCCGAGGCCCTTGACGAATTGGGCGACCACCGACTGGTCGATGAGGAGGACCGCGGTCCACTCGACCAGAATCACCACCACGAATCCGGCCTCGATTCGCCGGAGGGTGGCGAGCGAGAACCGCTGTTCGTGAGCAGGGGGAGCGAGCGCCGAGTTGTAGTAGACTTCCCGCATCGAGAACGCGAGGAAGACGATGCAAAACAGCAGGGCACCGTGGCCGAAGGCGGTCAGCGCCCGCGACCGGACCACCGACCCCGCGATGCCGAGGAGACCGTAGAGTCCAGCAGTCGCGCCGACCAGCGCCAGATAGCGCCAGAACGGTCGCTGGGACTCCATTCGCTCGAACCGGAGGTTCTGGACCGCGTAGAACCCGAAGAAGACCGCGGCGGCAGAGACGATGACCGACGCGAGGAAGTGGACGACTGCGGCGCTGGGGTCTCCGGCGTGTGCGGTGAGCGGCGCGAGCGCCATGTCTGTTCCGGGGGTTACGCCCCGCCCACTTAAATTGCGGCGCTATCGGGTCGAAACCGCGGGCCGACGCCGGGCCGGCGAACCACTTTCACGTTTGCCGGGGCTTTCAAGCCACTCGCTCCCGTCTAGTTCGGTGTGCATTCCCACGACCCGGACGAGACGCCCTGCCCGGTCTGTGGCAAAGCCTACGACCAGCGCGTCGTCGTGGAGCGCGGCGACCGATGGGCCGACGTGTTCGGCGGGCCGCCATTCTCCGCGCTGACGAAGTACGCCCGGCGGTGCGCGAGTCGCCACGACGTGGAGGAGGAGCGCGCTCGCAGTGAGAACGAGCGAGTGGTCTACTTCCACGACGACGGCCCGGCGGGCAGGCGGTAATCCCACCGAACGCGCCGACAGTCGCGTTCGAGGACGAACAGCGACGAATCCGGGACGCGACCGGGACGCGATTTTCGGGTTACAACTCGACGGACAGCGACAGGTCCCGCGCCAGCACCTCCAACTCGCGCCGGAGGTCCTCGGCCGTCTCGAACCGGGCCTGCTTGGTCGTCGCTAGCGCCCGAGTCACCACGTCGTCTATCTCCTCGGGGAGGTCGTCGGCGTGGGCGCTCGGCGGCCGAGGAGCGCGGTCCGGGTTTCGGATTTTTCGGGCGATGTCCGCGTTCTCGCCGACGAAGGGCGGTCGCCCGGCGAACAGCGCGTAGCAGAGTGCGCCGAGTTGGTAGACGTCGGTCGCGGGGTCCGGTCGGCCGAACCGCTCGGGCGCGAGGTGTTCCGGCGCGGCGAAGGCGGGCGGGACCGGTGGCGTTCGGACCTCGGCCAGTAAGTCCCCGAGGCCCCAGTCGCTCACTTTCGGGACGGGCCACGCGCCGAGGACGCGAGAGAGGCCGACCGCGCCGGGGTGAAGCGCGCCGTGGACCACGCCTCGGGAGTGAGCGTGACAGACCGCGGTGACGATGCAGTGGGCGTACCAAACCGCCCGCTCGAAACCGACCGACCCGAGCGCGTTCCGGAGGGTGCCGCCGTCCAGAAACTCGACTGCGAGCCACGGCCGGGGGTTCGTCCCGCGGGCGAGAACCGGCGCAACGTAGTCGTGGTCGTCGATGCCGGCCCACGCCCGGACGCCGGTTTCGAACGCCGAAGGGTCCACGCCGGTATCGGACCGGAGCGTCCGCACGACGACCACGACGTGCTGGCCGCCGTCGCTCGCCGAGGGGACGCGGGCCTTCACGGCGGTAGTGAGCGGACCGCCAACAACGTCTTCGAGACGCTCGAAGTCGGCGCGCTCGCCGTCGATTTCCGGGGGTTCTGGAATCAGGTCCGGCGGGCCTCGGTCGTCGGTTCCGGCGTCCGCTCGGTCGTCGGATGCCTGCTCGTCGTCGGCCTCCTCGGTGTCGGAGGTGTCGGAGGTATCGGTTCCGTCCCGGATTCGGACCGCCGGGCCGTCGTCGTCGGTGACTTCGACCACGCCGAGTTCGCCCCCGAGGAGGTCGGCGATGTCCGGGGTCGCCTCGATGGTCTCGGGGAAGCCGTCCTCGTCCAACCGGACGACGAGACGCCGGAGGGTCTCGGCGGCGTACCGGCGGGTGG
This genomic window from Halorussus lipolyticus contains:
- a CDS encoding HalX domain-containing protein codes for the protein MSPDQSTVLVVDDEQDVADLYAMWLKDDYRVRSAYEGDEALNVLDESVDVVLLDRRMPGQSGDEVLEEIRERELNCRVVMVTAVKPDFDILEMGFDDYLVKPVSKDDLHEIVEQMLTRVDYGAKLQDYYSLVSKRAVLEAEKDPETLEASEEYAELESEIEDLSAEVDDTRDELDDHDDFVGAFQDL
- a CDS encoding ABC transporter substrate-binding protein; amino-acid sequence: MGVNDDTFSRRSYLKATGTASVAGLGGLTGLLEQDFETLEVQHWWTGGDGAQAIQALFDGFKQEYPDIEVNQNPVSGGAGQNLQTVIKKRVLNDNPPSSWQAWPGANLLPYTRANKLEDIQESVWSHNDMTNAYLKGPKDAARPSGSYVTVPLNIHRINNLFYNVSVIEEAGVDPSSLSKPSDLVGAMEQVQQNTDAVGMANQTKSGWSTMQLWATVLLGEHGMDTYTAFTEGKVEQNQQAIKNSLQIVKDYREFFNDDAGSISWTEANTKVINGQAGFFHQGDWAAGMYRGQDGFEFPDAWNQVTFPGTENYYMLNMDSFPFPTNNPSPEATTRFLRYVGSVDAQKRFNPKKGSIPPRTDVPTDAFGPFLQSQMEDFKNSEAQPPSTAHGLAVDPETLTNLSDAMATFISSWNVDRTYRGMVQAFQ
- a CDS encoding protein kinase domain-containing protein; the encoded protein is MAGRDGDAVGDAGESSAGDSSASASDADEDSPTDRERAKRLREEARERWGRTDDDDDFDTITAKLDADNPTARAEAAWSLAELASDDADRSWRLPVESTLAPLLTDDDRWVRRGASWAVANIADEYPQRARSALSEVTESLDDHDPLVRENGVLAVANVARQYPLAVEPVLGRLAEIVREDEGATRRYAAETLRRLVVRLDEDGFPETIEATPDIADLLGGELGVVEVTDDDGPAVRIRDGTDTSDTSDTEEADDEQASDDRADAGTDDRGPPDLIPEPPEIDGERADFERLEDVVGGPLTTAVKARVPSASDGGQHVVVVVRTLRSDTGVDPSAFETGVRAWAGIDDHDYVAPVLARGTNPRPWLAVEFLDGGTLRNALGSVGFERAVWYAHCIVTAVCHAHSRGVVHGALHPGAVGLSRVLGAWPVPKVSDWGLGDLLAEVRTPPVPPAFAAPEHLAPERFGRPDPATDVYQLGALCYALFAGRPPFVGENADIARKIRNPDRAPRPPSAHADDLPEEIDDVVTRALATTKQARFETAEDLRRELEVLARDLSLSVEL